The genomic region TGAAAATATGCAACTAATAACCATAGTTAGGATTGGCCCGTAGACCAGGTAGCAATTACCTCATGGTAACCAAAAGGTAAAAATACGCAATCAAACCTGCGGATAATAAACGGTGATACTATTCGCAACAAGTTGATAGACAGGTTTCTCAATATTAGAAAGTTGAAAAATTGGTTATTTATCAATAATCTAATAGTTGGCTGCACGCTAAGGCATAAATACAATATCAATATGCTGTGTGCGTATACTATAAACCGGAATATTCTCAAAATGGAAGTGCTGATTCCTTATTTAGGATGAGCTGTATCTTTTGTGTTTGTATGGGTATTGTTATATTATTTGAGCGTGAATTGTTGCTATTTGCTGAGGAGCTTCCTGCTTAGATGGGCAGTAAATGAATGCAGGGCTTACGCTTCGTGCTCATAAAACATATTGAGGGCCTGATAGTGGCCCAGCTGGTTCTGCAGCAGCACTTCCTGGCTGAACTGGCTCAGGCGCGGCTGCAGGCCGCCTTTTTCCGTGGCGGTGCACACGCTATGAATGAGGTAGTTGTATTTGCGGGCCACCACATCCCAGGTGTAGCGGCGGCGGGCAATGGCCTGCATCGTGGCTCCCTGGCGCTGCCATTGCGCAAACGCAGTGCTCTTGATAGTGGCTTTGATATCTTCCTGCGTGCTGAAAAACAGGGCTTTGTGCTCGGTGGTGGCCTTGTTGAACGAAACCCCAAAGGCCAGCACCGGCAGGCCCAGAGACATAGCTTCCACCAGCGACGGATTGGTACCGCCTGCGCTGTGGCCGTGCACATACACAAAGCAGTTGCCGCGCAGTACATTCAACTCGTTCTGGTCGTAGATCGGGTCGAGCAGGTGCAGGTTGGGGTAGGTGCCGTAGCGGGCCTTCATGGCGCGGCCAAACTCGCTGTTGTTCCAGTTGCCAACCAGCACCAGCGGATACTCGGGCAGCTCGGCAAACGCCGCCAGAATCATCGGCACGTTGTTTTCGGGTTCGATGCGGCACACCTTGAACGCGTAGGGGTGGCACAGAAATGG from Hymenobacter canadensis harbors:
- a CDS encoding DUF1972 domain-containing protein, with translation MSSKKVAIIGTVGLPACYGGFETLTAYLVKHLSQEHDFTVYCTNKRYPKAQRQSHCDGARLVFLPFDANGIQSILYDCFSILHALFYADVLLVLGVSGGIMLPFVKLFTNKRIIVSIDGIEWRRAKWNFLARWYLRLAEALAVRFSHADISDNDAIQDYTAQTYSTRSRVVEYGGDHAARQPITQEHKIRYPFLCHPYAFKVCRIEPENNVPMILAAFAELPEYPLVLVGNWNNSEFGRAMKARYGTYPNLHLLDPIYDQNELNVLRGNCFVYVHGHSAGGTNPSLVEAMSLGLPVLAFGVSFNKATTEHKALFFSTQEDIKATIKSTAFAQWQRQGATMQAIARRRYTWDVVARKYNYLIHSVCTATEKGGLQPRLSQFSQEVLLQNQLGHYQALNMFYEHEA